One Glutamicibacter mishrai genomic window carries:
- a CDS encoding GTP-binding protein — protein MKVIVLSSLDSSCRDAGLKHLNSHQPDAVVLSYDFIERNRLVRTVSGNAPAEYGEAVLEHPCIGCAVKYEIFPAIQRLAPRRPGATLLLGLPATWHSGSVLESLAEKLAAEEISVSSSVLSFDPTEMEDQMWDRHTLWESGFSSMERDQRTAGEYFFTELMQADTLIPVEGMQTQLLESQDSPRRAGGKDFMAGIAFARHLAPHATLCHHGNEIGSFNHEDVQQRTRAGHIPAVPRHAPSDKAPIHLYAERPLHPQRFREALSELAVSCTCLRGRLWVASALSERVAIGGAGPRIWMENTGSWSTEIAASELLLYGSEHEAEEISKVFKDCQVTEDEFQELLTATSTSANNSDHRGGE, from the coding sequence GTGAAAGTTATCGTTCTCTCTTCCCTTGATAGTTCCTGCCGCGACGCCGGACTCAAGCACCTGAATAGCCACCAGCCGGATGCCGTAGTTCTTTCCTACGATTTCATTGAAAGGAATCGTTTGGTCCGTACCGTTTCGGGGAATGCTCCCGCAGAATACGGCGAGGCAGTCCTTGAACATCCATGCATCGGCTGCGCGGTGAAATACGAGATCTTCCCTGCCATCCAACGGCTGGCCCCGCGTCGACCAGGCGCAACCTTGCTCCTCGGGCTTCCAGCCACATGGCACAGCGGATCCGTACTGGAGTCCCTCGCCGAGAAACTAGCGGCAGAGGAAATCAGCGTCAGCAGTAGCGTCCTTTCCTTTGATCCCACAGAAATGGAAGACCAGATGTGGGACCGGCATACCCTCTGGGAATCGGGTTTCAGTTCCATGGAACGGGATCAGCGAACCGCCGGAGAGTACTTCTTCACCGAGCTCATGCAGGCTGACACCCTGATTCCAGTCGAAGGGATGCAAACCCAGCTCCTTGAATCACAAGACAGCCCTCGTCGAGCCGGAGGCAAGGACTTCATGGCAGGGATAGCTTTCGCCCGGCACCTCGCCCCGCATGCCACGCTGTGCCACCACGGCAACGAGATCGGATCCTTCAACCACGAGGACGTTCAGCAACGAACCAGAGCCGGACATATCCCGGCGGTCCCCCGGCATGCACCCTCAGATAAGGCGCCGATCCACTTGTATGCTGAACGCCCCTTGCACCCGCAACGATTCCGCGAAGCCCTCTCCGAACTTGCCGTATCGTGCACCTGCCTGCGCGGACGACTTTGGGTAGCCAGCGCCCTCAGTGAGCGGGTGGCCATCGGCGGCGCCGGCCCACGCATTTGGATGGAAAACACCGGTTCTTGGTCAACCGAAATCGCCGCCTCCGAATTACTGCTCTACGGCTCGGAACATGAAGCCGAAGAGATCTCCAAGGTGTTCAAGGACTGCCAAGTCACCGAAGACGAATTTCAAGAACTGCTCACTGCCACGTCAACTTCAGCAAATAACTCTGATCACCGAGGAGGTGAATGA
- the ykgO gene encoding type B 50S ribosomal protein L36, translating to MKVRNSLRALKNAPGSQVVRRRGRVYVINKKNPRLKARQG from the coding sequence ATGAAGGTTCGCAATTCCCTGCGCGCCCTGAAAAACGCGCCAGGCTCCCAGGTAGTCCGGCGCCGCGGACGCGTTTATGTCATCAACAAGAAGAATCCCCGGCTCAAGGCCCGCCAGGGATAG
- a CDS encoding PLP-dependent aminotransferase family protein, giving the protein MTAAPQSLATAHEALLSDRAAGIKQSAVRDVFELSLDPSLVSLAGGNPFLQLLPLEKIAQLTSRIITEQGPEALQYGSGLGTAELREQIIEVMAAEGITNVTVDDVVVTNGSQSAQDMACKVFCNPGDTVLCEDPTYVGALNTFEAYQVAARPVGTDDNGLIPDALRERIRELRAAGEHIKFLYTIPNFNNPSGITLAAERRQEIVEICREEGILILEDNPYGMLRYEGQAAPTLRSLDPENVIYMGSFSKIFAPGLRIGWAAVPTHLFRRFYLAGEAVALCPPTLNQMIISAYLNEHDWKGQITKYNDLYRSRRDAMLQALAQYLPAEVSYTRPEGGFFIWLTLPQGIDTYELLQQGVKAGVIFIPGAAFSPSGQADNKLRLAFCSVDEATIAEGVQRLSGLLSSAIEANGR; this is encoded by the coding sequence ATGACCGCCGCACCACAATCCCTCGCTACTGCCCATGAGGCGTTGCTCTCCGACCGCGCGGCCGGCATCAAGCAGTCGGCCGTCCGCGACGTCTTCGAACTGTCCCTTGACCCTTCCTTGGTGTCCCTGGCTGGCGGCAATCCTTTCCTGCAGTTACTGCCCTTGGAAAAGATCGCGCAGCTGACTTCTCGCATCATCACCGAGCAGGGTCCCGAAGCCCTGCAGTACGGTTCGGGCCTTGGCACCGCTGAACTGCGCGAGCAGATCATCGAGGTCATGGCCGCCGAAGGGATCACCAACGTCACTGTGGATGACGTAGTTGTCACCAATGGCTCCCAGTCCGCACAGGATATGGCATGCAAGGTGTTCTGCAACCCCGGAGACACCGTGCTTTGCGAAGACCCTACCTACGTTGGCGCACTGAACACCTTCGAGGCCTATCAGGTCGCCGCGCGCCCAGTGGGCACCGACGACAACGGACTCATTCCCGATGCCCTGCGCGAGCGCATCCGCGAATTGCGCGCGGCCGGCGAGCACATCAAATTCCTCTACACCATCCCGAACTTCAACAACCCCTCGGGCATCACGCTGGCAGCCGAGCGGCGCCAGGAAATCGTGGAGATCTGCCGCGAAGAAGGCATCCTCATCCTGGAGGACAATCCCTACGGAATGCTCCGCTACGAAGGCCAGGCCGCGCCGACCCTTCGCAGCCTGGATCCGGAGAACGTCATCTATATGGGCTCCTTCTCCAAGATCTTCGCCCCGGGCCTGCGCATCGGATGGGCGGCTGTCCCCACCCATCTCTTCCGCCGTTTCTACCTGGCAGGAGAAGCGGTGGCACTATGCCCGCCAACCCTGAACCAGATGATCATCAGCGCCTACCTCAATGAGCACGACTGGAAGGGCCAGATCACCAAATACAACGATCTCTACCGCTCCCGCCGTGACGCCATGCTCCAGGCCCTGGCCCAGTACCTGCCGGCGGAAGTCAGCTACACGCGTCCGGAAGGCGGATTCTTCATCTGGCTCACACTGCCACAGGGAATCGACACCTATGAGCTGCTGCAGCAGGGAGTGAAGGCAGGAGTCATCTTCATTCCCGGAGCTGCGTTCAGCCCGAGCGGCCAAGCGGATAACAAGCTGCGCCTGGCGTTCTGCTCGGTCGATGAGGCGACCATTGCCGAGGGTGTCCAGCGCTTGTCGGGATTGCTGTCCTCAGCCATCGAAGCCAATGGCCGGTAG
- a CDS encoding helix-turn-helix domain-containing protein — protein MASPTSALGRVRTFEALDDKTTARLRRALDESNDTTVFVNGTALQLPKEAHQALIEVLSRFADGESVSIGTPELLLNTSQAAQMAGISNSYLRKLADAGTIPVEYRGTHRRIRPSAIQAWLDSRADTN, from the coding sequence ATGGCATCACCAACTTCAGCTTTGGGCAGGGTCCGCACCTTCGAGGCACTCGACGATAAGACCACAGCACGGTTGCGACGCGCGTTGGATGAATCGAACGACACCACCGTCTTCGTCAACGGAACGGCGTTGCAGCTGCCCAAGGAAGCCCATCAAGCGTTGATCGAGGTGCTTTCACGCTTCGCCGATGGCGAGTCGGTCAGTATCGGCACCCCTGAATTGCTGCTTAACACCTCTCAGGCTGCGCAGATGGCTGGCATTTCCAATAGCTACCTGCGCAAGCTCGCCGATGCCGGAACCATTCCCGTGGAATACCGCGGAACGCACCGGCGCATCCGCCCCAGCGCCATTCAGGCGTGGCTCGATTCGCGAGCTGATACCAACTAA
- a CDS encoding NAD(P)-dependent malic enzyme — MSVESTKDLSTITDAEVFDAHIGGKLTIQSQMPLNTKRDLSIAYTPGVAKVSQAIADDPTKHSTHTWASRLVAVVSDGTAVLGLGNIGAAASLPVMEGKSALFKEFGGLDSIPLVLDTTDVDEIVETIVRLRPSFGAVNLEDISAPRCFEIEKKLIEALDIPVMHDDQHGTAVVVLAALIGAARQTQRDISSLKVVVSGAGSAGVAVTNLLLKAGVADVIVLDSRGTIHRERDDLNPIKAELAGRTNREDVMGGLAEALDGADVVVGLSSSKFDEAAVAKMNKDAIIFALSNPTPEIMPEDAKKFAAVVATGRSDFPNQINNVLAFPGIFRGALDSGAKKITEGMKIAAAHAIADLVGDDLAEDYIVPSALDERVMPAVAAAVAAEAESAK, encoded by the coding sequence ATGTCTGTTGAATCCACCAAAGACCTGTCCACCATCACCGACGCAGAAGTATTTGACGCCCACATCGGCGGCAAGCTCACCATCCAGTCGCAGATGCCCCTGAACACCAAACGCGATCTGTCGATTGCGTACACTCCCGGAGTAGCCAAGGTTTCCCAAGCGATCGCCGATGATCCAACCAAGCACTCCACCCACACCTGGGCATCACGCCTGGTCGCCGTCGTTTCAGACGGAACCGCAGTCCTGGGCTTGGGCAACATCGGTGCAGCAGCGTCGCTGCCGGTGATGGAAGGCAAAAGCGCACTGTTCAAGGAGTTTGGCGGGCTGGATTCCATTCCGCTGGTGCTGGACACGACTGACGTAGATGAAATTGTTGAGACGATCGTCCGCCTGCGCCCAAGCTTCGGCGCGGTCAACCTGGAGGACATCTCGGCACCGCGATGCTTCGAAATCGAAAAGAAGCTGATCGAGGCACTGGATATCCCTGTGATGCACGATGACCAGCACGGCACCGCCGTGGTGGTTCTGGCTGCGCTGATTGGCGCTGCTCGCCAGACCCAGCGTGATATCAGCTCGCTGAAGGTTGTTGTCTCGGGTGCAGGATCCGCTGGCGTTGCAGTAACGAACCTGTTGCTCAAGGCCGGCGTCGCCGATGTGATCGTGCTGGACTCGCGGGGAACCATCCACCGCGAGCGCGATGACTTGAATCCCATCAAGGCAGAACTTGCCGGGCGGACCAACCGCGAAGATGTCATGGGTGGACTGGCAGAAGCACTGGACGGGGCTGACGTGGTGGTTGGATTGTCCTCGTCGAAGTTTGATGAGGCTGCCGTAGCAAAGATGAACAAGGACGCCATCATCTTCGCTTTGTCCAACCCGACTCCTGAAATCATGCCGGAGGATGCGAAGAAGTTCGCAGCGGTAGTTGCTACCGGCCGCAGTGATTTCCCGAACCAGATCAATAACGTTCTGGCCTTCCCGGGCATCTTCCGTGGCGCGCTGGATTCAGGCGCCAAGAAGATCACCGAAGGCATGAAGATCGCTGCAGCTCACGCGATCGCCGACCTGGTCGGCGATGATCTTGCCGAGGATTACATCGTTCCTTCGGCTCTTGATGAGCGCGTGATGCCAGCGGTCGCCGCTGCGGTGGCAGCCGAGGCTGAATCGGCCAAGTAG
- a CDS encoding amino acid permease: MANKETTNPAETGPELKRALSNRHIQLLAIGGAIGTGLFMGSGKTISVAGPSVILVYMVIGFMLYFVMRAMGELLLSRTDYRNFSDFAGDILGPWAAFFTGWTYWFCWIVTGVADVIVIASVYVTYWLPLIPLWIPALAVIVLLILLNLPSVRGFGETEFWFALIKIVAIVLLIVIGLIMIFTGFEHDGAQASFLNLFNIEGGFFGGGVMGFVMGFQIAVFAFVGIELVGTAAAETKNPEHNLPKAINAIPVRILLFYVGSLVILMSVVPWDRFSADESPFVMLFSLAGLGAAAHLVNAVVLTSATSSANSGIYSTSRMVFGLATDGDAPKLFAKLTSRQVPRNALFLSGVVLLSSIVLLIFGLDKSTGFSIVTTISSLCFMFVWTIILISYLVYRKRRPEAHDLSVFKMPGGTFMPYVVMAFFVFLLWAFTRDADTLAGLIATPIWFVVVGIGYVLLRNNPQHHKLRKAHEERVAEEKRQAAAYVASKQS, from the coding sequence GTGGCAAATAAAGAAACAACCAACCCCGCAGAGACTGGACCCGAGCTTAAAAGAGCGTTGTCCAACCGACACATTCAGCTCCTCGCCATCGGCGGTGCCATTGGCACCGGCCTGTTCATGGGCTCCGGAAAAACCATCTCTGTTGCAGGACCATCAGTCATCTTGGTCTACATGGTCATCGGGTTCATGCTCTACTTCGTAATGCGAGCTATGGGCGAATTGCTGCTCAGCCGCACCGACTACCGCAACTTCTCTGACTTCGCCGGGGACATCCTCGGCCCGTGGGCCGCCTTCTTCACCGGCTGGACCTACTGGTTCTGCTGGATTGTTACCGGCGTTGCCGACGTTATTGTTATCGCCTCGGTGTACGTCACTTACTGGCTACCGCTGATCCCCTTGTGGATCCCAGCCTTGGCAGTCATTGTTCTGCTGATCCTGTTGAATCTCCCGTCAGTACGCGGTTTTGGCGAGACCGAGTTCTGGTTCGCGCTCATCAAGATTGTCGCCATCGTGCTCTTGATAGTCATCGGCCTGATCATGATCTTCACTGGCTTTGAACACGACGGGGCCCAGGCTTCATTCCTGAACCTATTCAACATCGAGGGCGGCTTCTTCGGCGGCGGCGTCATGGGCTTTGTCATGGGCTTCCAGATTGCTGTTTTCGCTTTCGTCGGCATTGAGCTGGTCGGTACCGCCGCGGCCGAAACCAAGAACCCCGAGCACAACCTGCCGAAGGCCATCAACGCCATTCCGGTGCGTATCCTGCTGTTCTACGTCGGTTCATTGGTCATCCTGATGTCCGTCGTTCCATGGGATCGTTTCTCCGCGGATGAGTCGCCATTCGTGATGCTCTTCTCGCTGGCTGGGCTTGGAGCAGCCGCTCACTTGGTGAATGCTGTAGTACTCACCTCGGCTACTTCGTCGGCCAACTCGGGAATCTACTCGACTTCGCGCATGGTCTTCGGTCTTGCTACCGATGGCGATGCACCTAAGCTCTTCGCCAAGCTCACCAGCCGCCAGGTTCCGCGCAACGCGCTGTTCCTCTCCGGCGTGGTGCTGTTGAGCTCCATCGTCCTGCTGATCTTCGGTCTGGATAAGTCGACCGGCTTCTCGATTGTTACGACGATTTCGTCGCTGTGCTTCATGTTCGTGTGGACGATCATCCTGATCAGCTACCTGGTCTACCGCAAGCGTCGTCCGGAAGCTCATGATCTTTCGGTCTTCAAGATGCCTGGTGGCACGTTCATGCCTTACGTCGTCATGGCCTTCTTCGTGTTCTTGCTGTGGGCTTTCACCCGCGATGCGGACACTTTGGCTGGTTTGATTGCCACGCCGATTTGGTTCGTCGTGGTGGGTATTGGGTACGTGTTGCTGCGCAATAATCCTCAGCATCACAAGCTGCGCAAGGCTCATGAAGAACGTGTAGCCGAGGAGAAACGTCAGGCTGCTGCCTACGTGGCTTCCAAGCAAAGCTAA
- a CDS encoding HpcH/HpaI aldolase/citrate lyase family protein, with translation MAFRNRRAAALPAKLSRSWLLVNAAKEEDFAPALACEADSVIFDMEAAVPDDKKLAARDNVVRALSNGMTAWVRVNGIDTDFWADDLAALSEAPGLRGIMLAMTEQPEQVTYSAMRLRAGTPVLALIETALGIENATAIASAPGTFRLAFGVNDFRKDTGVSDDPMALAYARGKLVIASRVGKLPGAIDGPPPAGADAAKVTEETRVTASMGMTGKLSLSPDHVDGINAALAPSEDELSWAMELLEAHAAGASVGDGSYLPRLARAQKIADLADSYGLWNE, from the coding sequence ATGGCATTTCGAAATCGTCGAGCAGCGGCTCTCCCAGCAAAACTGTCCCGTTCCTGGCTTTTGGTGAACGCAGCTAAAGAGGAGGACTTCGCTCCGGCTCTTGCATGTGAAGCCGATTCGGTCATCTTCGATATGGAAGCTGCCGTCCCCGATGACAAGAAGCTTGCAGCCCGCGACAATGTAGTCCGCGCACTGTCCAACGGCATGACCGCATGGGTGCGCGTCAATGGCATTGACACCGACTTCTGGGCTGACGATCTTGCAGCTCTCTCCGAGGCACCAGGCCTTCGCGGAATCATGCTCGCCATGACCGAACAGCCAGAGCAGGTGACCTACAGTGCTATGCGCCTGCGCGCGGGCACCCCGGTCTTGGCGCTGATCGAAACCGCGCTGGGCATCGAGAACGCAACGGCTATTGCTTCGGCTCCAGGCACCTTCCGTCTGGCCTTCGGCGTCAACGATTTCCGTAAGGATACCGGTGTCTCCGATGACCCGATGGCTTTGGCCTATGCCCGCGGCAAGCTGGTTATCGCTTCCCGTGTCGGAAAGCTGCCAGGCGCCATCGACGGTCCGCCACCGGCTGGGGCCGATGCCGCCAAGGTGACCGAAGAGACCCGCGTGACCGCTTCCATGGGCATGACCGGCAAGCTGTCGCTGTCACCAGATCACGTTGACGGCATCAACGCGGCGTTGGCTCCGAGCGAAGACGAACTGTCGTGGGCCATGGAGCTTCTGGAGGCACATGCTGCTGGTGCTTCGGTGGGTGACGGCTCGTACTTGCCTCGTTTGGCCCGTGCGCAGAAGATCGCCGACCTGGCCGACTCCTATGGCCTGTGGAACGAGTAA
- a CDS encoding IclR family transcriptional regulator domain-containing protein: MAERPDYFVKSAEKTLAVLLAFSAGNSELTVSQVATATDQTRASARRFLLTLVDLGYLQAQGNAFKMTPRVLDIGAAYLSGLTLPQAAVGHLQALARELEETASLCVLEGQDVLYVERVAAPRLHALNVSIGNRLPAWVTSMGRVLIAHLEPGEQEAFLQRVELQKYTEHTVASIKDLKKELATVREQEWSLVNQELDEGLRGLAVPVIRGGKLLGALNISVQTSRNNPEYIQDQLLPRLRRAANDIADDFGGRLG; encoded by the coding sequence GTGGCAGAGCGGCCGGATTATTTCGTTAAGTCAGCGGAAAAGACCCTGGCCGTGCTGCTGGCATTTTCGGCAGGCAACTCTGAACTGACGGTCTCCCAGGTTGCCACGGCTACTGACCAGACCCGCGCCTCGGCCCGCCGATTCCTGCTGACCCTGGTTGACCTTGGATACCTGCAGGCCCAAGGCAATGCCTTTAAGATGACCCCGCGCGTTCTGGATATTGGCGCTGCTTATCTTTCCGGATTGACCCTTCCCCAGGCCGCCGTCGGCCATCTGCAGGCGCTGGCCCGTGAGCTGGAGGAGACCGCTTCTCTGTGTGTCCTTGAAGGCCAGGACGTGCTCTATGTAGAACGCGTCGCAGCACCACGGCTCCATGCATTGAACGTGTCCATTGGCAATCGCCTGCCGGCCTGGGTGACTTCGATGGGCCGTGTGCTCATCGCCCATCTGGAGCCGGGGGAGCAGGAAGCATTCCTGCAGCGCGTGGAGCTGCAGAAGTACACCGAGCACACGGTCGCGAGCATCAAGGACTTGAAAAAGGAACTGGCAACGGTTCGCGAGCAGGAATGGTCCTTGGTCAATCAAGAACTGGATGAGGGGCTGCGTGGCCTGGCCGTTCCGGTGATCCGCGGCGGAAAGCTGCTGGGCGCGTTGAATATCTCGGTGCAGACCAGCCGGAACAACCCTGAATATATCCAGGACCAGCTGTTGCCCAGGCTTCGCCGTGCCGCCAACGACATTGCTGACGACTTCGGCGGGCGCCTGGGCTAG
- a CDS encoding alanine/glycine:cation symporter family protein, whose protein sequence is MEALGTLFGDISSFIWGPFCLIPLLLGTGLYLTIRLGGLQFVKLAASLRLGLLKRKDDGAEGDVSQFQALTTALAATVGTGNIVGVATAIGIGGPGALFWMWVTGLLGMASKYSEAFLGVRYRGTDSAGEKSGGPQYYLQRGIRGPLGKFLALFFAIAATLASFGIGNMTQGNSIAANLDNSFGVTPWVTGVILTVLSLAVLVGGIKSIGKVTAGFVPVMIVFYVAASIYILIANVGGIPAAFGEIFTDAFTGTSAVGGFTGSAIIIAVQYGVARGIFSNESGMGSAAIAAAAAQTTHPVRQGLVSMTQTFIDTIIVVTCTGLVIITTGTWNKIDEATGEQVSAALMTGEAFTHGLPGQWGHWVVTLGLVMFAFSTILGWCYYGERNIERLIGRKAVMPFRVLFSLIVYVGCTTELTAVWNFSDMMNGLMALPNLIGLLIMSGLIARETRWYLKNDPKLEAGKAQIEDFMKDRDGWSQWKSGDVIGSSHQR, encoded by the coding sequence ATGGAAGCGCTGGGAACACTCTTCGGAGATATCTCCTCATTTATTTGGGGACCGTTTTGCCTCATCCCACTCTTGTTGGGCACCGGTCTGTACCTGACCATCCGGCTCGGCGGGCTGCAATTCGTCAAACTTGCCGCTTCTCTTCGTCTTGGACTGCTCAAGCGCAAGGACGACGGCGCCGAAGGCGACGTCTCCCAATTCCAGGCGCTAACCACCGCATTGGCAGCTACCGTGGGTACTGGCAACATCGTTGGTGTCGCCACTGCCATCGGCATCGGCGGCCCGGGCGCATTGTTCTGGATGTGGGTCACCGGCCTACTGGGCATGGCCTCAAAGTATTCAGAGGCCTTCCTCGGAGTCCGCTATCGCGGTACCGACTCTGCCGGTGAAAAATCCGGCGGCCCGCAGTACTACTTGCAACGAGGTATCCGCGGACCATTGGGCAAGTTTCTTGCCCTGTTCTTCGCTATCGCAGCCACCTTGGCCAGCTTCGGCATCGGCAACATGACCCAGGGCAACTCCATTGCAGCCAACTTGGATAACTCCTTCGGCGTCACTCCATGGGTTACCGGCGTCATCTTGACCGTCCTGTCACTGGCAGTGCTTGTCGGTGGCATCAAGTCCATCGGCAAGGTGACCGCCGGTTTCGTGCCAGTCATGATTGTCTTCTACGTCGCTGCATCCATCTATATCCTGATTGCCAACGTCGGCGGCATTCCGGCGGCCTTCGGCGAGATCTTCACCGATGCCTTCACCGGCACCTCTGCAGTGGGCGGCTTCACCGGCTCGGCGATCATCATCGCTGTTCAGTACGGTGTAGCTCGTGGCATCTTCTCCAACGAGTCGGGCATGGGTTCGGCTGCTATCGCAGCTGCCGCTGCACAGACGACCCATCCTGTTCGCCAGGGCCTGGTCTCGATGACCCAGACCTTCATTGACACCATCATCGTGGTCACCTGCACCGGTCTGGTCATCATCACCACCGGTACCTGGAACAAGATTGATGAAGCTACCGGCGAGCAGGTTTCTGCCGCGCTGATGACCGGCGAGGCCTTCACCCATGGCTTGCCTGGACAGTGGGGCCACTGGGTTGTCACCCTCGGTTTGGTGATGTTCGCCTTCTCGACCATCCTGGGCTGGTGCTACTACGGCGAGCGCAACATCGAACGCCTGATCGGCCGCAAGGCCGTTATGCCATTCCGCGTGCTGTTCTCGCTGATCGTCTACGTAGGCTGCACCACCGAGCTGACCGCAGTGTGGAACTTCTCCGACATGATGAATGGCCTGATGGCACTACCGAACTTGATTGGCTTGCTGATCATGTCCGGATTGATCGCACGCGAGACCCGTTGGTACCTGAAGAACGACCCGAAGCTGGAAGCCGGCAAGGCCCAGATCGAGGACTTCATGAAGGACCGCGATGGCTGGAGCCAGTGGAAGTCCGGCGACGTGATCGGCTCTTCCCACCAGCGATAA
- a CDS encoding DUF4262 domain-containing protein, protein MEIYKGSNAMCDICDGMSIEEADARTDQCIRDYGRQVLFVEPDRFSQPYAYTIGLTLVGHPELLVRGLDYQDSLQMLNGLSGAVLEHNEVYVHGQTCRWDANTILYFSKISSRISHEAPWAYSRYRESMGLLEVLFLGRDLPYSCLSRRIN, encoded by the coding sequence TTGGAAATCTACAAGGGGAGCAATGCTATGTGCGACATCTGTGATGGGATGAGCATCGAGGAAGCCGATGCGCGAACGGACCAATGCATCCGTGATTACGGGCGGCAGGTCTTGTTCGTCGAACCGGACCGATTCAGTCAGCCCTACGCCTACACCATTGGCCTGACCCTCGTGGGGCATCCAGAATTGCTGGTCAGGGGATTGGACTATCAAGACAGCCTGCAAATGCTCAACGGTCTTTCAGGCGCGGTGCTTGAGCATAATGAAGTGTATGTACACGGCCAGACCTGCCGATGGGATGCGAACACGATCTTGTACTTCTCCAAGATCTCGTCGCGCATCAGCCACGAAGCTCCATGGGCCTACAGCCGCTATCGGGAAAGCATGGGGCTTCTGGAAGTCCTGTTCCTGGGCAGGGACCTGCCCTATAGCTGCCTGTCGCGAAGAATCAATTGA